The following nucleotide sequence is from Aspergillus luchuensis IFO 4308 DNA, chromosome 1, nearly complete sequence.
CGAGAAATATCCTCCCCGATCTGATACATTTCATCAATGGCTATAGGTCCATGGAAACTGCTTTCTGGCAAGACGATGGGCTTGTAAGGATCCTCAATTTGGTGCTTCAATGGCTGATCCGACTGGTCCAGCTGTTCTGAGGGCTTCACGGGGACTGGGCCTGGGGCTTTACCCGGCTGCGCAGGCGATTGACTCGGTAATTGGCCAGTGGGATCATTTGGCGTTGCTGGAGGTTGTGACTGGCGGGAAATACTGAGACGGTGCTGATTTTGCGGTTTGCCCTGAGTTTTGACAGGTGTAGGCGTCGCGAAACCATTCGAAGCGTTATGTTGTACGCTACTCGATACAGACGCGGGACTTGGCGAAGGGTGTCCCATCTGCTGCGCATTGTCATACCCCTGGCCCGGTTTAATGGCTGGAGACTGGAAATGCATGGCAGATGGATCACTAGGCTGGCGTGGCACCGCGGTTTGCTGCATCTGCTCCGCAAATTGCTTCTGCTGGGTGCTGAGGAAGGCCTGCTCGTACGCAGCTAGGTTCCGCTGATAATGCTCCCTAAGCTCCTGCATGGCCATCGGCAGCTGCATCGGGGGGAACTGCAGTTGCTGTGCAATGACATGCCACATATTCGCAGCCGTTATCTTCTTTGATCCTCCGAGCTTCATGACCGTAGCATAAAGCTGGACCAGGTTAATCGGGCGACCGCAAACAACGGGACTAGGATCGAGGGGAAGGTTGCGCGACATCATGAACTTCTGCAGTGACCTCATGAACCCTTCCGGATTAGGCGGTTTTGCCATAGTCTGTTGCATCTGCCTGATGGCGGCCATTTGTTGAGGATTGGCCATCGCGTTCATCCCAGCTGCCACGGGTCGCCCGGCCATGGCCGGATTCATCGCCATTGGACGACCCTGGTTTTGCATCTGCATGGCATGCAttcgctgctgttgctgctgggcagCTATGGCCTGCTGATACCCCTGAGGCATACCACCATAATGTGCTTGCATCGGCGCCTGCACAGCGGCAGTAGTCATTGCAGGCGCGGGCGGGAACTGGGGCGCCATGGCCTGAGGGTACGGTTGATTGGGCATAAATGAGCTGTTTTGCGGCGTGTTCACCCGACTCGGATGATCGGACTGTGACGGAGACATGTGGGAGCCTACTTGAGGGCCGGCTGGGGAGAACGGGCTGGGCGAAGCTGTTCCCATACGTTGTACACCATGTTGGTCAAATTCCTGCATAATCGGAGATTGGGTGACGTTCGGAGAAGCTCCTTGCTGGAGGTGCTGATACGGAGTGGGATGCGGAGGATATTGAGGTGCGCCATTTGCAGCTCCTTGGTACCCTGGGAATGGCACCTGGTGAGGAGTCTGAGACCGGGATGCCGCGATAGCCCCGGGAGCCTGTCGAGGCGACATCGACATGGCATCCTCCGGTCGCGGCCTTTTTGACGGAATCACCTGGTTCGGGTTGTGGAAGCCAGGGGAGGCATTTCGCGGTACGCCATTGAACATGCGCTGGAACTGGGTAGGGTCGGGAGTAGGAGAGGTATGGAGGAATGCCGCAGAAGGATCAATGGTCGCTTGGTGAAAAGCACCATTGTCATGGTTCGGAAGGTTCGAGGGGTCGGCCCAGGCATTCATGTCGAGTGGTTTTACCAACCCATCTGTAAGGTAACCAGAGCTGTCAGAAAAATGACACGAGCACCAAGGTCATCATCGATACGCGACCGATAAGGACAGTAGTGTTACAATCATCACGAGCTTGTTTTTTAGGGGTAAATGACACAATCTCCCAGGTGTGTAAGGTGGAAGAGGGTCTAGACGCGTCAGGTGAGGAAGCTCGCGCTGTCGCTCTGCGACACGAAGCAGCGACCACACACCACACCGAGGACAGCCACCCCAACGTGTAGACGGGGGAAAGACGGGGGGTAAATGGGATAAcctggggtgggtggattgaTGTTTTCTCAAAAAGGGAAATTGTAAGGGACAGGCAGGATGTACATACCGACAAGGCTGGACAACTAAAAATGCCGACTCACAAGCGGATGGAGGCCGGTCCCGAATAGCAGTGGTTGGAAGGccggagagagagattgcgaggagatcgagcagGTCACGGGACCATGGAAGGTCGCTGGTACCGCAAAAAGGGCAGAAAATCAAGTGAGGATTCGCAGCGGCGTTGCGAGCGGCACTGAGTGGCAGAAGACCGATCAGCAAATCGCAAGGCGACCTGGGAAGTATGGGGGTTTCAAAGTGGATTTGCGAAAAATGACAAACAACAGGCTGCAGAAATTAAAATGATCAAAAGCAGAATGATGGATCAGCCATAGAAGGGCCTGTAACCCATGGAAGATAGGgaccaccagcgatggcTTTGGGGGCAACGTGCGCGGTACTCCCGAGGAATGGGAGGGTAAAGGGTGGCCAGCACTTTACTTAGTGCGTGGCCACAGTTGTGTGAGGCGTGTGGAAGGCAAATCCAATGACTGGGAGACAAGCGGGTGGGGGGAATGGGATCAATAGTCAGGAATGACAGGCGTACCTGGACTTAAAGCTCCGTAAAGATATGGTACACTGCAGTACCTGAAAATCTGGTATTTTATTCGAGCCGATTAATTTTGGATTTCTAGATTCCTTTTTGTTTccaaagggaagggagggggcgtCTCCTTCTGGAAAGGTGGAGAGGCACACGGGGTTGGGAAAGGCAGGAATGGGGACGGGCGTGGAGTGATCAGAGGCGCGCCTCACGAGTCGAGAATCGGATTCAGCCAGACGGGACAAGGGAACAAAAACGATAGGCAAGTTCGGATGGGCCTGGCGTAAGGGTTTCCAGTAAGTTTTATCTTACCGGTAGTacgtagcagcagcagcaagcagcaggagcaggagcacaGGTCGGTAGCAGTCGGGCAGCGGGTAAAAGGGGTGAGCCAATATAGTAGGCGGACCCTGGTGGCAGATTATTAGTTAGTAATAACTAATGACCATGTAGGGTCGTGTATTACGTCATCAGTGGCAGCCTTGGATCCTGCCTGATCCCTGGTTCTAGATCGTATAACTACATATTACTATCATACCATTATTTGGGATGCAGAAACTATACATGCATCATCTGTCAGTTGTACTACATTGAAAGGGCCTTGCATTGTCTCAGAAATCATCTGGTCTCGGATACCGTAGCCATGGAATTTGTATAGCATGCTGTCTCCTTACTATCCAACTTCGATGACACAATATAGCATGCATTGATCCCACAATCCTAAACCGTAATTGTAGCTCGGCCGCTTATGCATGGTGAAAGAGCGATATTAAATCgtaatcttctccagcaaaaTTCAGTCTTATAGTAGTTCAGGCTCGGCGTACCCACAAGCTGGCCAACGTAAATCGCACCGGCCGAGGCATAACCTGCCTAATTCGGAAGTATTCCCAACCGCCCAGGTGATTCGCATTGGATAATGAATGGCCACAGGATGAACTGCTTTAGTCTGCTCacaaatactatataatggAACTACTATCGCTCGCCAGCCTCTACATCTCTAATATCACATATTCTCCCAGCAATTTACATTAGAGCCATGACGACATCGGAGGAATGGCAGAAGATGCTCAATGGTGAGCTCTACAATGCTTGGGATGCAGACCTTCAGGCCAATCGACAACGCTGCAAAGAAGCATGCGACAGATTCAATCAGGCTGGCCAAGTCACTCGGCGTCGCAAGGTGGAGCTTTGGCGGGAGTAAGATCTTCTACCGGCTTTTGGGAACGCTCTTCAAACTGACCTCCTGATGTACAGCATCCTAGGTGATACGCGCCCTCTGCCTCCAGTCCACCCCAATTTccaggaggatgagaagcttTTCGAAGATACAGACCCCTTTGTGGAGCCTCCCATATCGGTAGATCACGGCTTGAACTTCAAAGTCGGCAAGAAAACCTTTCTGAACTTCAACCTTCTTGTCCTGGACACATGTCTCGTGAAGATTGGTGAAAGGGTGCTTACCGGTCCCAATCTTTGTATCTACGGGGCTACCCATCCCCTAGACCCGGCTGTGCGACGGGGTATAGAGGGCCCAGAAGCCGGCAAGGAAGTGCATATCGAAGACGATGTCTGGATAGGAGGCAGTGTAATCATCTTAGCCGGAGTTACTATCGGACGAGGAAGTACGGTGGGGGCTGGCTCTGTGGTGACAAGGGTATGTCATGCCATATTCTGGCTATTATGTCTCTGAACGCATCGGTTAACCTAATTGCAGAGAGTTCCTCCCTTCCATTTTGTTGCCGTAAACCCAGCACGCATCATTCGCCGGGTCGAAACGAGCATGGATCCCGATCAGCGCAAAGCAAGTCAGCCCGAGTGATGCAATAATCTTTACAATATGTCATTATTCGCGATCTACTTCTATATAGACAATCAATAACCCATCGGCGATTTGCAGATCCTGCAAATAAGAGGCATGATTATCGATGGTAACCGATGTAcgtataattttatatgatTAGGTAGTCATGCTGTCGTGCCAGTCCGGGGGAGTGTGTCTAGGTTGTGTGGTAAGCTTTGGAATTCCCGAAATATTAAGGTGTCACTTACAAATGCCGTCCATGAGATATTTGTATAATCATCTTCGGCCTGAGCCGCACGAGCATCCCAAACCTTTCTTAATATATCAGCAGGGACCGGATTGCGAAACTCCGATCTCCGCTCAACTTCGCGCAGTCTCGTAAGGACATAATACTGTGAATGACGCGAGATACAGTCGGATCCTGCCATAAAGAGTGGGAAGACAAGGATTTCCAGTAACGAGCATTCCGGAGTGATGATCGCAGTCGCGTCGAGAATCTTTCGAACACACTCTTGTATATCAGAGCTGCTAGCTGGCTTCGACGGGTCTAGCAGCCGAAGAATACGCAAGATACATGCAAACTGGAAAGCCTCCGCTATAAATAGCCAGAGAGGATCATGACTAGGGTACTCTCTTCGTTTTGGATCCCATGCATAGAGCTTGTGCTTTGCTAGGAGCAGGGCGATTTGATACTCATCCCAAGTAAGCCAGCCTAGTGTATGttcctttgccttttccagtGCTGCGCCGATGACCAGAAAGACTTCTCTCGGGCACCCATTTACCAATTCGAATTTTCTATCGCTGGCGCAAGCAACTAGCTCACGAATATCCTGAGAAAAGCACATTCTCTCGGGGCCAGCAGATGCTCGAATTATGTCAAGCCTGGTTTTTCACTAATGAGTTTTGTATTGAAATAATCAGGCCTGGGTTAACATACCAAGCCAGGTTGCCGAGGAAGAACATGGCCCGCTGGCGTCGGCCATGTAGCCCCTCGGCGATCAAGAGCTGTTTACAGACGGACATGGCACCTGTGATGTGAATGCCATGACTAGATACCCCCGATTCAGAAATCTATTTCCTGTTAGTTAAGATGCTCGACCAAGAGATTGTGGCATAAATAGGGCACACAAAGCCTACATCATGAAGCAACAGGACCTGTATTATCGCTAAGACAGTATCTTGTTCGTCTTCGAGCAAAGATGTTCTTTGGCTCTTACGGATCTCTTCGCTCAGGGCACGTATGGCTTTCATACGGTATTCAACCGCGGTGGCTTCGTGTAGGAACTCATCGCCAATCACCCGCCCGAGGTGGGAAGCAGAAAGCCCAAGAACAGCGTACAATAGCCCGATTTTTTTGCGCGCCAGCGGAAGAATATATGCTCGGTAAGGGTTCTCCGCGTCATGCCCAACCTCAGCTATCTGATGTGGGCAAATAATCTCATCATCTGCAGCATATATTTAGTGCGTTGCTCTCAACGGTTCGAGGGGTGAAGCCTACAATGGCTTAACAGCCTAGCTGTGTCGGGCGAATCGAGAAGCGTGGTTACATCGTCTGGAAGCTTTGGCAGCGGCCGACTGTGAGCTTCAGCTGGCTTTTCAGGAACAGGTATTCCCTGTGCCGTGGTCTTCGGGCTACCACTCAGATTGGTTGAACAAGCTTGATCACTTTCCAAGTTGGGGGGAGGACTCTCCGTAACTTCCTGGGTTGGTGGCACCTGGGTATCCAAAGCAGCATCGCTTATTCCTGATCGACCTCCGGTAGGGATTCTACTGTTGGTCGGTATCCGAGCACCCTTCCATTTACCTCGACTAGCAATTCCGCAGAATCTGAACCGTTCTGGGTATCCTCCACATACTAAACCTTTCGAGACACATCGTTGGCAACTCGGACGGCCACGGTCACACTTGCGGCACTTTTGCCGGCAGGTCAAGCAAGCGGCACCTGTACAGGTGAGTAAGTAACAGGCTATCACATATAGTATAAGTCGTTACAGTCCTACCAGCTCGTGGCATTCCGCCGTCAACCTGCGGGCTTACTTTCGCATGGGAGGGATAGTTGGTAATGTGGAATTCCAAAAGGGCGATGGTATCACATGCAGGGAATGCACTTTACTTCCAGGACCTCGCGGCGTAAACCCCTGTGACTGCTGTTGCTATTGGCTGAGTAGAGCTCACAACGTGTTCTGTACTATCCGACCCCAGAAAATGaggcttcatcttcagccTGCTGGTTATTTTACCCGATTAGGCTTCAGATTCAAGATTATGTAATGGAATGAGTCATGTGACTGTGTTGATGAACCATGCACCATTCCCACTTTAGGCATTCACTCAGCCTAACTGGGTCTGGAATCTTCGGGTCTACCACAAAGAGTACTATAGTTAGTTGAATGGGgacttctcttccctctgcAGATGCTTGAGTCGACCCCATATAATCTACCCAATATTTCATTCTATAAGGCACAGGCTCGCTGCCTTCTAGTTGTTACACTATGCAGGTTACTTGATTTTTCCGTAGCAACTTTTGGATTTGGCCGTTCGCCAAATTGGCGTCGTTCAGTGCTATTACATAGATGATAGCAATTGTCGCCAGTCTAATAGCTAAGTAGTTAATGGGCTTAATGTAGGAGCCTGAGGTTAGGTACAGGTTGGAATCCGTTGGCCCATCGTTGGAAAGAGCAGCGAAATATGTTTACAGTACTTGGGTTTCATGATTTATCTCATAATGGCTACATAATTTGGCGACTGTAacatatctgaaatatttgCGAAGCCACATCAGCGCATTCACAAAATGAGTATTTTTTTACTCATATGTTTGAAGCCTATAGATTAATGAAGTACACATATAAGCGCACCAACAAAGATGAGTCGTGAGTGCCAAATTATTAGCTATCGTTCGTACTGAGCGAAAGGCTCTGTCCTGCGCCATTATATCA
It contains:
- a CDS encoding putative ARID/BRIGHT domain protein (SWI1) (COG:K;~EggNog:ENOG410QDPZ;~InterPro:IPR036431,IPR001606;~PFAM:PF01388;~go_function: GO:0003677 - DNA binding [Evidence IEA]), which translates into the protein MNAWADPSNLPNHDNGAFHQATIDPSAAFLHTSPTPDPTQFQRMFNGVPRNASPGFHNPNQVIPSKRPRPEDAMSMSPRQAPGAIAASRSQTPHQVPFPGYQGAANGAPQYPPHPTPYQHLQQGASPNVTQSPIMQEFDQHGVQRMGTASPSPFSPAGPQVGSHMSPSQSDHPSRVNTPQNSSFMPNQPYPQAMAPQFPPAPAMTTAAVQAPMQAHYGGMPQGYQQAIAAQQQQQRMHAMQMQNQGRPMAMNPAMAGRPVAAGMNAMANPQQMAAIRQMQQTMAKPPNPEGFMRSLQKFMMSRNLPLDPSPVVCGRPINLVQLYATVMKLGGSKKITAANMWHVIAQQLQFPPMQLPMAMQELREHYQRNLAAYEQAFLSTQQKQFAEQMQQTAVPRQPSDPSAMHFQSPAIKPGQGYDNAQQMGHPSPSPASVSSSVQHNASNGFATPTPVKTQGKPQNQHRLSISRQSQPPATPNDPTGQLPSQSPAQPGKAPGPVPVKPSEQLDQSDQPLKHQIEDPYKPIVLPESSFHGPIAIDEMYQIGEDISRLKPNVPSFAELGVIDIHALTMSIKSGIHAEMRMALDTLTSISSEPAIQISLDNCDDLVESLIECAEDQAEFLAEHAAEVSDMMLLSSYEEVTRGCQSEWTSLADVPEFGSLDYELDRAVDRLICITTILRNFSFIESNFGMLSTPPVVQFMSTIIRYLGTRNMLLRTHQNTLDFMKDTVTYLSNVAHTIQLPSKEEALCLLHFLLAFAPFPGPMSSEGIMFNSYNPAIHKYTPAAVDSLAKLLARDEPNRTFFRAIFSGDGASIQQELLTRAFGLAICPVPDQPRKPLAIADARKVFLMQGLLAADILSGFADGPIAKSWLESTDGFAIHLLRLSCLLSTERVPPPSTNSRQSHAARGQAEAEAAAYSSIINRGLAILRRLAEKSKLADSNATLRFPSGIIPRKESLLGALLMPNIDPGVVRQLITYARLAE
- a CDS encoding sugar O-acetyltransferase (COG:E;~EggNog:ENOG410PU8G;~InterPro:IPR024688,IPR018357,IPR011004,IPR001451;~PFAM:PF14602,PF00132,PF12464;~go_function: GO:0016407 - acetyltransferase activity [Evidence IEA];~go_function: GO:0016740 - transferase activity [Evidence IEA]), whose protein sequence is MTTSEEWQKMLNGELYNAWDADLQANRQRCKEACDRFNQAGQVTRRRKVELWRDILGDTRPLPPVHPNFQEDEKLFEDTDPFVEPPISVDHGLNFKVGKKTFLNFNLLVLDTCLVKIGERVLTGPNLCIYGATHPLDPAVRRGIEGPEAGKEVHIEDDVWIGGSVIILAGVTIGRGSTVGAGSVVTRRVPPFHFVAVNPARIIRRVETSMDPDQRKASQPE
- a CDS encoding uncharacterized protein (COG:S;~EggNog:ENOG410PWGD;~InterPro:IPR036864,IPR021858,IPR001138;~PFAM:PF00172,PF11951;~TransMembrane:1 (o392-409i);~go_function: GO:0000981 - DNA-binding transcription factor activity, RNA polymerase II-specific [Evidence IEA];~go_function: GO:0008270 - zinc ion binding [Evidence IEA];~go_process: GO:0006355 - regulation of transcription, DNA-templated [Evidence IEA]) yields the protein MPRAGAACLTCRQKCRKCDRGRPSCQRCVSKGLVCGGYPERFRFCGIASRGKWKGARIPTNSRIPTGGRSGISDAALDTQVPPTQEVTESPPPNLESDQACSTNLSGSPKTTAQGIPVPEKPAEAHSRPLPKLPDDVTTLLDSPDTARLLSHYDEIICPHQIAEVGHDAENPYRAYILPLARKKIGLLYAVLGLSASHLGRVIGDEFLHEATAVEYRMKAIRALSEEIRKSQRTSLLEDEQDTVLAIIQVLLLHDISESGVSSHGIHITGAMSVCKQLLIAEGLHGRRQRAMFFLGNLAWLDIIRASAGPERMCFSQDIRELVACASDRKFELVNGCPREVFLVIGAALEKAKEHTLGWLTWDEYQIALLLAKHKLYAWDPKRREYPSHDPLWLFIAEAFQFACILRILRLLDPSKPASSSDIQECVRKILDATAIITPECSLLEILVFPLFMAGSDCISRHSQYYVLTRLREVERRSEFRNPVPADILRKVWDARAAQAEDDYTNISWTAFTHSPGLARQHDYLII